The Hyperolius riggenbachi isolate aHypRig1 chromosome 3, aHypRig1.pri, whole genome shotgun sequence genome window below encodes:
- the LOC137560999 gene encoding beta-1,3-galactosyltransferase 2-like: MVNCKFTILALILLFYLGVLYHFQNQQSSLPQTHFITKLPIKEIQQPVNNHTYATFHHPHAPPYPYPYEFLINQPDKCKDRTPFLVILISGRLNELEARHAIRATWGNESNYDVNVLRIFLLGFSGSVSDRTQMMLEEESKAFGDIIQQDFIDTYRNLTLKSLMGIEWVTKFCPKTSYAIKTDNDIFLNVDYLVHKLLQPEVPVRQNYITGLIVYGSRPERNNRYRHYVPKEVYPNDTYPPYFAGPGYVFSADMAQKIYDVAQKIPVIPIEDAFNGICMHELHISPTISPRGIFNGHRIQYNRCQFQKIITAHNYSSNLLRSIWQDFWPLNSTGCK; encoded by the coding sequence ATGGTGAATTGCAAATTTACCATCCTTGCACTCATTCTCCTTTTTTACCTTGGAGTCTTATACCACTTTCAGAATCAACAATCATCTCTGccacaaacacattttattaccAAATTACCAATAAAAGAAATCCAACAACCTGTGAACAATCATACGTATGCAACCTTCCACCATCCTCATGCCCCACCTTACCCATATCCGTATGAGTTCCTCATCAACCAGCCAGATAAATGCAAAGACAGAACTCCTTTCCTGGTCATACTTATAAGTGGTAGACTCAATGAACTGGAGGCTAGACACGCCATACGGGCAACCTGGGGCAATGAAAGTAACTATGATGTTAACGTGCTGAGGATATTTTTGCTGGGGTTTTCAGGTTCTGTCTCTGACAGGACTCAAATGATGCTGGAAGAGGAAAGTAAAGCCTTTGGAGATATAATTCAACAAGACTTCATAGACACCTACCGAAATCTGACCCTAAAGTCCTTAATGGGCATAGAGTGGGTGACTAAGTTCTGCCCTAAAACCAGTTATGCAATAAAAACTGACAACGATATTTTCCTTAATGTTGACTATCTGGTTCACAAGCTTCTTCAACCAGAGGTTCCAGTCCGTCAAAACTATATTACGGGATTAATAGTATACGGGTCAAGACCAGAAAGGAACAATCGCTATAGACACTATGTCCCTAAGGAAGTCTACCCCAATGACACTTACCCACCCTACTTTGCTGGGCCTGGATATGTCTTCTCAGCTGACATGGCCCAAAAAATCTATGATGTAGCACAAAAGATTCCAGTCATCCCTATAGAGGATGCTTTTAATGGGATTTGTATGCATGAGCTTCATATTTCACCCACAATAAGTCCTCGAGGTATATTCAATGGTCATCGCATACAATATAACCGATGTCAATTTCAGAAGATTATCACAGCCCACAATTATTCGAGTAATCTGTTGCGGAGTATATGGCAAGATTTTTGGCCTTTGAAttccacaggctgcaagtga